Proteins encoded within one genomic window of Triticum aestivum cultivar Chinese Spring chromosome 2D, IWGSC CS RefSeq v2.1, whole genome shotgun sequence:
- the LOC123048693 gene encoding acid phosphatase 1-like, whose amino-acid sequence MVWMTSHSQPLLSLTRAHIPELPAMAALDLRRWLVALLVGSLAAVQVAGGAPWFWPPGGDDPGGCLSWRVMVEANNAKFWRAVPAPCVGYVWAYMSWGQYGRDVSSAADQIAAYASQAPAGDDGLDAWVLDIDDTCLSNLPYYQAKQFGAYDPAAFKAWASRGACPGIPAMVRLFWVLKGGGFRVFLLSGRDEEALGASTAANLAAAGFAGYDRLILRSAGYRGQSSVVFKSAERRRLAAEEYRIRGNVGDQWSDLQGDNAGDRVFKVPNPMYFVP is encoded by the exons ATGGTGTGGATGACCAGCCACAGCCAGCCGTTGCTTTCCTTGACGCGAGCACACATTCCTGAGCTACCAGCAATGGCCGCTCTCGACCTGCGGCGGTGGCTTGTGGCCCTGCTAGTCGGTTCACTCGCCGCGGTCCAGGTGGCCGGCGGGGCGCCGTGGTTCTGGCCGCCGGGCGGGGACGACCCCGGCGGCTGCCTGAGCTGGCGGGTGATGGTGGAGGCCAACAACGCCAAGTTCTGGCGCGCGGTGCCGGCGCCCTGCGTCGGCTACGTCTGGGCCTACATGTCCTGGGGCCAGTACGGCCGGGACGTGAGCAGCGCGGCGGACCAGATCGCCGCCTACGCCAGCCAGGCCCCCGCCGGCGACGACGGCCTCGACGCCTGGGTCCTCGACATCGACGACACCTGCCTCTCCAACCTGCCCTACTACCAGGCCAAGCAGTTCGG GGCGTACGATCCGGCGGCGTTCAAGGCGTGGGCGAGCAGAGGGGCGTGCCCGGGGATTCCGGCGATGGTGAGGCTGTTCTGGGTGCTCAAAGGCGGAGGCTTCAGGGTTTTTCTTCTCTCCGGGAGAGACGAGGAGGCTCTCGGCGCGTCCACGGCCGCCAACCTCGCCGCAGCCGGGTTCGCCGGGTACGACCGGCTCATCTTGAG GAGCGCCGGGTACCGCGGGCAGAGCTCGGTGGTGTTCAAGtcggcggagcggcggcggctggcggcggaggagTACCGGATCCGCGGCAACGTCGGCGACCAGTGGAGCGACCTCCAGGGCGACAACGCCGGCGACCGCGTCTTCAAAGTGCCCAACCCCATGTACTTCGTCCCCTGA